One stretch of Lucilia cuprina isolate Lc7/37 chromosome 6, ASM2204524v1, whole genome shotgun sequence DNA includes these proteins:
- the LOC111676038 gene encoding uncharacterized protein LOC111676038 translates to MRFYPNGDISNYWELPSNWSLYSHNPNTTWQRKPLQHKHTIAYWCDLEGGKMSEIKKKDLYLKNFSNTRIRGEACLPWYYCVGNRFIRLEKAFPHDFKCTVLPMNLQEVRAVNEYERETAKNAKAGAAEAKRLAEEAAKLEMKKKGIRS, encoded by the coding sequence ATGCGCTTCTATCCCAATGGCGACATAAGCAACTACTGGGAACTACCTTCCAACTGGTCTCTATACTCTCACAATCCAAATACAACTTGGCAACGAAAACCTTTACAACACAAACACACCATTGCCTATTGGTGCGATCTAGAAGGTGGCAAAATGtcggaaataaagaaaaaagatttatatttaaagaatttctcAAATACACGTATACGTGGCGAGGCCTGTTTACCCTGGTATTATTGTGTGGGCAATCGTTTTATACGACTCGAGAAGGCATTTCCCCATGATTTTAAATGTACTGTGTTACCCATGAATCTGCAGGAAGTGCGCGCTGTAAATGAATATGAAAGAGAAACGGCTAAAAATGCTAAGGCTGGAGCAGCAGAAGCTAAGAGATTGGCCGAGGAAGCGGCTAAATTGGAGATGAAGAAGAAGGGTATAAGATCATAG